The genomic stretch TGAAAGCCGCCACCACCGCGGTATACCACAACCTGCGCCTCGGCGGATGGGGACCCTATATGTTCTGTGACGGCAGCTCGCTAATCATGGACGAAGTAGCCACCGGCGAGTGGACCGTAAAATGGAGCTGGGAAAATTTCCTGAAAGGTATCTGGAATACCGGTGATGCAATGGCTTACGGTTTTTATAACTGGGTAGCGCCCGCCGTTACCAAATGCACCCACGTTATTGCCGGTATTGAGGACTCACCCGTGGACGCCAACCTGAAAGCGCAATATATTGCTGAGATGCGTGCCCTGCGTGCCTTCTTCGTCTATGATATCTACCGACTCTATGGCCCCATGCCCCTGATCACTACGCGTGAACTGGCCCTCAATCCCGATCCGGATTATAAACCCGCCCGGCCTACGGCTGCTGAGGTAGTGAGTTTCCTGGAAAAGGAACTGCGCGAAGCCGCCGATGTACTGGCGGTGACCGCTCCCGAATACGGCCGCCTCACCAAAGGCGCTTCCCTGCATTACCTGCTCAAACTGTATATGCATGAAAAAAGCTTTGAGGACGGCCTGCGCATAGCCAATGAGATCATTGGTCTCAACTATTATCAGCTGGAACCGGTATATGCCGATATCTTCAGCGTAGCCAATGAACGCAACAAGGAAGTGATCTTCTCCATCACCGCCGAGGCGCTGGCCAACTATGGCAACCATAGCTATGTCAATATCCTGCCTGGTGATTACGCCTCGCCTTCCGGCAACAGCGTGGATGGCTGGAACGGTCACCGCATGCCCTGGGCTTTCTATGATTCTTTTGATCCCGCCGATAAACGCCGGGAACTGATCATAGCCGAATACAGGAACAAATCCGGCAGCAATATCAACCTGCGTTCTTCCGGTGATATTGGCGCCCTGCCGCTGAAATACGGTATTGATCCCAAGGCTGTGGGCATCTGGTCCGGCAGCGACAAGATCATGGACCGCTATACCGAAGTGCTGCTCTTTAAAGCAGAATGCCTCAACGAGATCTATGGACCTACTGCCGAAAGCATTGAGCTGATCAACAATATCCGCAGGCGGGCCTTCGGCGCCGGCGTCATTGCCGAACCTGAGACCGTACTGCAGGAGTCCTTTGACGGCAGCCTGAACGGCGAAGTGTTCGGTAACCTGACCCTCAAGAATTTTGATGGCTCCGGTAATTCCGAATGGATCTACAGCAAGGATGGTTCCGGCAAGCTGACCGGCGACAATTCCCTCCAGGTGGAAGTGAAGAGATCGGGCGCTGAATTCTGGACCCTCCAGATCCGTACCGGCGATGTGCCCATTGTCACCAATAAGAACTACACTATCAGCTTCCGTGCCGTAGCTGATAAGGATGTCAGCTTCGACTTCCGCTCCGAAGGGCCGCTGGGCCATACCGAAAGGATCAACCTCACCGCCAACCAGGTAAGGGATATCAGTATTCCGCTCAATGCACCGGGCGGCGCAGGCAATGCCGTCATGTTCTTTGCCCTGGGCAATACAGGCAGCAATTACCATCTCTGGCTGGATGAACTTAGACTCACCGCTACCCTGAAAAGCACTGGTGGCGGCGTTGAAGACCAACTGCTGAAGCTGAGCGATTATACCGATAAGAGCCAGCTGCGCGAAAGGCTACTCCAGGAACGCGCCTGGGAATTCTGGTATGAAGGCAAAAGAAGGGAAGACCTGATCCGTATGGGCGATTATGTAAAAGAAGGGAAGAAGCACGCCCAGAATTTCACGGATAAGAACCTGCGTTTCCCTATCCCCAATGCCGTGATGATAGAGAATCCCCGGCTGATCCAGAACGATGGTTATTGATAGTACCCGTTTCATTTTTTTAAAGTACCATTATGACAAAAGCAATCAGACAATACAGTTTATACCTCAGCGCCCTGGTAGTGCCTTTTTTTAGCTGTTGCAGCACGGCCGATGTGAAGACCGACGTAGAGATCATTGACCCCAACGGCTATAACCTCAAGGTGCAGGATATGCGCGTGCGCGATCCTTTTATCCTGGTGGACCCCGTTTCCCAGGCCTATTATATGCAGGCCGGCAATAACCCCGGGTTTAAAGTATATAAAAGCCAGGACCTGCTGTTATGGCGCGACCTGGGCAGCAGTTTTACCCCCGCTGCCGATTTCTGGGGTAAGAAGGATTTCTGGGCGCCTGATCTCTATCTCTACAAGGAGAAGTATTACCTGTTCGGCACCTTCAGCGCCGATGGCAAGAAAAGAGGCACTTCCATCCTGGTAGCCGATGCACCGCAGGGACCTTTCAAACCCCTGGTCAATAAAGCGGTGACGCCGCCCAACTGGATGTGCCTGGATGGCTCTCTGTTCATTGACAACGACAATAAACCCTGGATCATCTATTGCCATGAATGGCTGGAAGTGACCGATGGAACAGTAGTGGCCCAACGCCTCACGGACGACCTGAAAGATACCGCCAGTGTACGCCAGGTGCTGTTCAAAGCCACCGATGCCCCCTGGGTGGGCAGTATCACCAGCGGCACCACTACCGGTTATATCACGGACGCCCCTTTTATTCATAAGAATGATGATGGCAGTCTGGTTATGCTCTGGTCCAGCTTCCGCAAAGATGGTAAATACGCTATCGGTCAGGCCATCTCCCGCAACGGCAATATCCTGGGTCCCTGGGAGCAATCCGCTGAATCCCTTAATGATGATGACGGCGGGCATGCCATGCTGTTCCGCGATCTGAAAGGCCGCCTGATGATCTCTTACCATGCACCCAACAGCGCCACGGAAAAACCCACCATCAAAGAAGTGTATATCAAGGACGGGAAAGTATCGCTGAACAAATAAGCGTTAGCGCAACTTTGAAAAATAAAACAAATGTCCCTGCAGGCAAGTTCTGCAGGGACATTTGTTTTAGGTAACGCCAGTCGCTCGTCTCCGGCAAGTGACTGCTATTCCGTTGCCTCTGACGACCAGCACGCACCGGCCGGTCCCTGTTGGTTAGCCGGAGGCTAACAAATAAATGTCACTCGCCGGAGGCAAGCGACTGGGTAGCAGCAGTCGCTTTTGGTTCGTCCCAAAAACAAAAAACCGGCCATCAGCTGCTTGCTGATGACCGGTCAGTTGGTCCGTTGAAAAGGATAAACTTATTGTTTGATCAGTTTGCCTTTACCCAATACTTCGCCTTTGGCGGAGAGTACCGTGTAATAATAGATACCTGCGGGGGTACCGGGCTTAATGCTAAAAGTATTGATAGCGTTGCTGCCATTTGCGGTCTGCACCTTTCTGCCGGCATGATCAAACAGTACAAAGAGACTGTTGCCGGTATAGTTGCTGATCCGGACAGTGAGCTGGTCGCGGAAGGGAACAGGACTTACCTGAATGGTCACTTCGGGCGACTGGCGGCCTGCCTGGAGGCGGATGACATTGGAGCGTTTGAAGCTGCCATCCTTATCCACCATAGTAAGGCGGTAGAAGTTCTCACCAGCCAGCGGCGTCTGGTCAATGCTGCTGTATTCAACCATGCTGCCGGAATTACCCTGGGCTGCTACGCGGCCAATGGAACTGAAATGGACACCATCAGCACTGCGCTCCACGTCAAAATAATCACTGTTGATCTCCATAGCCGTGCGCCAGCTGAGCTGTATTTTTTTGTCCTTCCTTTCGGCGGTAAAAGCTACCAGGGATACGGGCAGGCCAACAGGCTGGCCATTGATATTCCGCATGATCACATAACCGGTGCCATCTGCGCGGGTAGCCAGCAGGTCCGGCCTTCCATCCCCATCAATATCAGCGGAGGCCAGGGAGCCTGTGAGGCCATTGTCTGTCAGGTGATCCTGCGGCGTAAAGTTTGGCCATTGGCCTCTTAGTTCGCCACTGTAAAAAGTAGTAACAAAAGGAACGTTGGTATAAGAAATACTGAAATCCGGTTTGCCGTCGCCATTCATATCAGACATGGCAATGCTCTTGGGTTCACCCGCCAGCTGGAACCACTCATCCATCCTTGAAAAGCCAAGTATGTCACCAGTGGAGGAGAAGTTCAGCACATAGCTGAGGGTTCCGTCCTGCAGCACCACCATGAGGTCATTGGTGCCGTCTATGTTATAGTCGCCCACTGCAACAACCGAGGGATAAGTTCCGAAGGCCTGTGATTCGTCCGTGCTGAAGCTTGGATTGCTGCTGCTGGTAGTGGTGTTCCTAAGCGCTACATAAGAGCCTTGCGTGCTTCCTTCCAGCCGGTTGATGATCAGCAGGTCCTGCTTCTGGTCATTATTGAGATCAACTACCTGCACGGAAACAGGAGTAGTATTCCATTCCACATACTGCGAATAGCGGGTGCCGAAGCTGATATTGTTACCGCCGGTGCTGTTGGGAATGATATTGAGCGTATTGCCACCCGGGTTATTGGGGATGGTGATGATATCCGGTTTGCCATCGGTATTGACATCACCCACGGTAATGAAGCCGGTCAGGTTCATGCCCACTTCATAATGGTAGGTGGGGATCTCAAAGCTGATGCTGGTAGCGGTGGACGTATTGCGGTACACCATTACACGCCACCAGTCCATCGGGTTCTCTGGTTTTGCCAGGGCCAGGATATCTATCTTGCCGTCTCCGTCAAAATCGGCTGCCACTAATTGCTCACAGGAATAGCCACCAGCAATCAGCAGCACTTGTTTGCCCGGGTCCAGGATGGCGCCATTGCCCTGGCTCTTGTTCAGCTGGTAGCTGAAATAGTGTTCACCGGAAGCAAAGAGCAGTTCGGGTAATCCGTCGCCGTTCAGGTCAGCCAGGATGCTGTTCCTGCTGGCGATGGTAGTCAGATCCTCACCGGCTACCAGGTTGGGAGCGGCCGGGAAAGGAAGGCTTTGGTCGCCATCAAAGATGGGTGTAAAGGACAGGGTAGATATGCCTGTTACGCCGGCTTCAATATCAGTGACCGTGATGGGCTGTGCGGTGGCGCCCTTCGGGATCTTTACGGTAATGCTGGTGGCAGAGCCTGAAAGGATCTCCGCTTTGACTGTACCAAAATGCACCACGTTATTGGCGGCGGTTCCATTAAAGTCGGAACCGGTAATGGTCAGCTCCGTACCGGCTTTGCCGGAGAGCGGGCTGAAAGCCGTGATCCTTGGCAGCGGCGTGGGCGGGGGTGGGGGCAGCTGATCACGATCCACGAAGTTGGAGGTGCGGCCCATCATGGCAAATCCATCCATCATGCTCCACATGCTCTGCCAGGACTGATCGTGAAGGGAATTGATATGCTGGTTGTTGTCTTCAGCAAATCCCTCGTTCATGGTCCAGTTACCTACCAGGGGGAAGGGCATATCCGTTATGAAATTGTTCATATTGTCCCGGATCTCTTCTTCCGTCCTGGATACGCCACGCCACATCCGCAGGTCCGAGAGGGCGCCGTTAAAGAACTTGGAATACTCACCGTTCTGCCCAATGTAAACAGGACCTCCGAGCCATTCAAACAGGGCGATGGCCAGCTCACCGATGTATTCGCCATTTACATAGATCCTGGTAGGATAGCCATTGGTAAATACATAAGCCAGGTGATACCATTTGCCCGCCTCATAGGTGTAGGGCAGCCAGCCTGTTCCGCTGGTGGTCTCCAGACCAATGCCCCAGTCGTTCATGAGAATGCTCCAATGCTTTTCCCAGGGTTCTCCACTGGTGGCCGGGCTCACTTCCCCGGCAAGGGCATCGCGTTTTACCCATATCTCTACGGTGCCATCAGCAAAAGCGTAAGCACTGCTGCCGCCCACATAGACATAGTCATCAACACCATCAAAATGTAATACGTTAACTGATTGCGCCTGAAGTGAAAGGCTGCTGACAAAGAGAGCCAGCAAGGAGAGTAAATAGTTCCTCATGGACTTGAATTGGTTGGATTTAGATAAAGATTAATACAAAATTAAATAGGGCTCAGATCTCTATACAGAACCCCGGGGTTCTATATTTTAAAACTGCTATATGTAGGCGCAAAAAAAGCTCCTGCGGTTGCAGGAGCCTGAATAAAAATGGTAAGTGGGTAGTCCGGGTTAGTCCCTCCAGCGGCCCGACTTCTTCATAAACCGCACAGCCAGGTAATAAACCAGCAGCAAGGGCAGCAGGATGAACAGCCAGAGGTTACGGCAGGTTTTGTCGTAATCCGTCAGTTGCGGATACTTGAGGAAGAGGATCAGGACAATACCGGATAACCAGATATACTGGGTATTATATTCTTTGATCAGCCAGCGTTTCCATTTGAAATGCATGGTCCGGAAAGTTTCGCTGATGCCTTTCAGGGAAGGTATCCAGCGGTTCACCCTTTTGCAGTACTGATCAAACGTCCCGCCGAATTTATTCCGCAGGAAATTTTCTTCTGCCAGCACTATTGCCTGGTAGATCAGCAGGAACAGCGGCATGACCACACAGACAAAGATCAGGGAATTGGCCAGTACGCCTACGCCCAGCAGCATGAGGATATTGCCTACATACAGCGGGTTGCGGCAATGGCTGAAAACGCCGGTGGTCACCAGCTCTTCAGCATAGACCTTGCCATCCTTACCACCACGTATAATATAGGCCAGGCCAATAGTGCCGCCGCGGACCAGCTGACCGGTGATGGTGATCACCAGCCCAATGACCAGGGGCCATACATAAAACTCTTCACCCAGGGTCCTGGGACCAAAGAGGGGCGGGGAAGGGATGAACAATAAGAGATAGAGAACGATGAAAAGGAGATTACGGTATTTAAAGAAGAAATTGCCGATGGCGATCATACAGATTTTTTTGCAATGAGTCCGGTAAAATTGTACCACTTGAAGAACACTTCACAATGTTCAAAGCCTGCATCCCTGAGCAGGGTAACGTTTTCAGAGAGTTTATAAGGAATGAGAATATTTTCCAGCGCCTCTCTCTTCTGAGAGATCTCCAGCTCACTGTAGTTGTGGCGGCGCTTCATGTCGTAGTAATATTTGATAAAATCGCGGTTGAAAGCACTGTCCTCGGCCAGGATCTTTTCCACCAGGATCAGCACACCGCCGGGACGAAGACCATCAAAGATCTGTTTCAGCAGGCGTTCCCTGTTCATGGGCCGGACAAACTGAAGGGTCAGGCAAAGGACCACCACGCAGGCGTCGTCAATGTTGAGGTCTTTGTTAAGGTCGCCTACTACCAGGTCGTACTCCCTTTTGCTGCCCAGGGCATGGAGTTTCTGCTGGCATTTTTCCAGCATTTCTTTTGAATCGTCAATACCTATGATGGGAACTTCCACAGGTACGGTCTGGTCCATATGCGCCATAGTGGTGCCGGTGGAACAGCCGAGGTCATAAATCCTGGAGCGGCCATTCACATGGTCAGCGGCCAGTTCCGCTACCATGCGCTGCATCTCCTCATAGAAAGGTACAGAGCGGTTGACCATATCGTCAAATACGCCCGCCACCTTAGTCCCGAATTTGAAATCTGAAGCTTTGGCATATTGCACACTAAATACTTCATCTTTTTCTTGCATAAAGGGATTTTTTGTTGGTCTTGATGGGTGTTGTAAGATTGTTTTTAAATTGTACGTAGCAAATTCACAATGTGTTGAGTAATTTTGAAAATATTCTGAATTTA from Candidatus Pseudobacter hemicellulosilyticus encodes the following:
- a CDS encoding FG-GAP-like repeat-containing protein, yielding MRNYLLSLLALFVSSLSLQAQSVNVLHFDGVDDYVYVGGSSAYAFADGTVEIWVKRDALAGEVSPATSGEPWEKHWSILMNDWGIGLETTSGTGWLPYTYEAGKWYHLAYVFTNGYPTRIYVNGEYIGELAIALFEWLGGPVYIGQNGEYSKFFNGALSDLRMWRGVSRTEEEIRDNMNNFITDMPFPLVGNWTMNEGFAEDNNQHINSLHDQSWQSMWSMMDGFAMMGRTSNFVDRDQLPPPPPTPLPRITAFSPLSGKAGTELTITGSDFNGTAANNVVHFGTVKAEILSGSATSITVKIPKGATAQPITVTDIEAGVTGISTLSFTPIFDGDQSLPFPAAPNLVAGEDLTTIASRNSILADLNGDGLPELLFASGEHYFSYQLNKSQGNGAILDPGKQVLLIAGGYSCEQLVAADFDGDGKIDILALAKPENPMDWWRVMVYRNTSTATSISFEIPTYHYEVGMNLTGFITVGDVNTDGKPDIITIPNNPGGNTLNIIPNSTGGNNISFGTRYSQYVEWNTTPVSVQVVDLNNDQKQDLLIINRLEGSTQGSYVALRNTTTSSSNPSFSTDESQAFGTYPSVVAVGDYNIDGTNDLMVVLQDGTLSYVLNFSSTGDILGFSRMDEWFQLAGEPKSIAMSDMNGDGKPDFSISYTNVPFVTTFYSGELRGQWPNFTPQDHLTDNGLTGSLASADIDGDGRPDLLATRADGTGYVIMRNINGQPVGLPVSLVAFTAERKDKKIQLSWRTAMEINSDYFDVERSADGVHFSSIGRVAAQGNSGSMVEYSSIDQTPLAGENFYRLTMVDKDGSFKRSNVIRLQAGRQSPEVTIQVSPVPFRDQLTVRISNYTGNSLFVLFDHAGRKVQTANGSNAINTFSIKPGTPAGIYYYTVLSAKGEVLGKGKLIKQ
- the cmoA gene encoding carboxy-S-adenosyl-L-methionine synthase CmoA, which produces MQEKDEVFSVQYAKASDFKFGTKVAGVFDDMVNRSVPFYEEMQRMVAELAADHVNGRSRIYDLGCSTGTTMAHMDQTVPVEVPIIGIDDSKEMLEKCQQKLHALGSKREYDLVVGDLNKDLNIDDACVVVLCLTLQFVRPMNRERLLKQIFDGLRPGGVLILVEKILAEDSAFNRDFIKYYYDMKRRHNYSELEISQKREALENILIPYKLSENVTLLRDAGFEHCEVFFKWYNFTGLIAKKSV
- a CDS encoding isoprenylcysteine carboxylmethyltransferase family protein, whose translation is MIAIGNFFFKYRNLLFIVLYLLLFIPSPPLFGPRTLGEEFYVWPLVIGLVITITGQLVRGGTIGLAYIIRGGKDGKVYAEELVTTGVFSHCRNPLYVGNILMLLGVGVLANSLIFVCVVMPLFLLIYQAIVLAEENFLRNKFGGTFDQYCKRVNRWIPSLKGISETFRTMHFKWKRWLIKEYNTQYIWLSGIVLILFLKYPQLTDYDKTCRNLWLFILLPLLLVYYLAVRFMKKSGRWRD
- a CDS encoding RagB/SusD family nutrient uptake outer membrane protein, with protein sequence MQKIYKGLFTCLVAATLSGCEKNLEPNLYGEIFPENFYQTPADLKAATTAVYHNLRLGGWGPYMFCDGSSLIMDEVATGEWTVKWSWENFLKGIWNTGDAMAYGFYNWVAPAVTKCTHVIAGIEDSPVDANLKAQYIAEMRALRAFFVYDIYRLYGPMPLITTRELALNPDPDYKPARPTAAEVVSFLEKELREAADVLAVTAPEYGRLTKGASLHYLLKLYMHEKSFEDGLRIANEIIGLNYYQLEPVYADIFSVANERNKEVIFSITAEALANYGNHSYVNILPGDYASPSGNSVDGWNGHRMPWAFYDSFDPADKRRELIIAEYRNKSGSNINLRSSGDIGALPLKYGIDPKAVGIWSGSDKIMDRYTEVLLFKAECLNEIYGPTAESIELINNIRRRAFGAGVIAEPETVLQESFDGSLNGEVFGNLTLKNFDGSGNSEWIYSKDGSGKLTGDNSLQVEVKRSGAEFWTLQIRTGDVPIVTNKNYTISFRAVADKDVSFDFRSEGPLGHTERINLTANQVRDISIPLNAPGGAGNAVMFFALGNTGSNYHLWLDELRLTATLKSTGGGVEDQLLKLSDYTDKSQLRERLLQERAWEFWYEGKRREDLIRMGDYVKEGKKHAQNFTDKNLRFPIPNAVMIENPRLIQNDGY
- a CDS encoding glycoside hydrolase family 43 protein, with protein sequence MTKAIRQYSLYLSALVVPFFSCCSTADVKTDVEIIDPNGYNLKVQDMRVRDPFILVDPVSQAYYMQAGNNPGFKVYKSQDLLLWRDLGSSFTPAADFWGKKDFWAPDLYLYKEKYYLFGTFSADGKKRGTSILVADAPQGPFKPLVNKAVTPPNWMCLDGSLFIDNDNKPWIIYCHEWLEVTDGTVVAQRLTDDLKDTASVRQVLFKATDAPWVGSITSGTTTGYITDAPFIHKNDDGSLVMLWSSFRKDGKYAIGQAISRNGNILGPWEQSAESLNDDDGGHAMLFRDLKGRLMISYHAPNSATEKPTIKEVYIKDGKVSLNK